In the Acropora muricata isolate sample 2 chromosome 10, ASM3666990v1, whole genome shotgun sequence genome, one interval contains:
- the LOC136930863 gene encoding myosin-2 heavy chain-like, with amino-acid sequence MTAFFARKYDQRSLSTKSNYFKLRDITARNQRRSTRTVAQMSTSIASSPFLRKRSSHCPVIGEWTCYRRRDDLMVLLADIASIKDTNPLKDCFSSSLNAFLALWNQVGYLLSSSEEDLAPKASYCKEHMRLLPYDDAVEFIARHLTREGKLFLKIFNPLSSNSSKATVQTVVVDPLIDEDGCNVEESSEEFNSDASGKSSTNDVDTKATALRERRASKRGGSSLFELEVDEGNPKKRKIVNSDFPSLDFHSVKFNDYCPNKDEAFLTFVKTFLEEKEMEKDRLLKQIAEEQKARNCMEEKMKELEVELKKQLDKEEEMRRTKDDSIKALQDELQISNSKRKVLEDKLKGIKQFLQVDTDQVDQKIPETIQVEV; translated from the exons ATGACAGCCTTTTTCGCGCGCAAATACGATCAAAGAAGCCTGTCTACCAAGTCCAATTACTTTAAGCTTCGCGATATTACAGCTAGAAATCAACGGCGTTCAACTAGAACCGTCGCCCAAATGAGTACATCGATTGCAAGTTCTCCTTTTCTTCGAAAGAGATCGTCTCACTGTCCAGTCATTGGAGAATGGACATGCTATAGGCGACGAGACGATCTCATGGTTCTGCTAGCGGACATCGCTAGTATCAAAGACACAAACCCTCTTAAAGATTGCTTTTCGTCTTCACTGAACGCCTTTCTCGCGTTGTGGAACCAGGTTGGCTATCTGTTATCGAGCAGTGAGGAGGATTTGGCTCCTAAAGCAAGTTACTGCAAGGAACACATGCGATTGTTGCCTTATGACGATGCTGTGGAATTTATTGCGCGGCATTTGACGCGAGAAGGAAAATTGTTCcttaaaatttttaacccaTTGTCTTCAAACAGTAGCAAAGCAACGGTCCAAACAGTAGTTGTAGACCCATTAATCGATGAAGATGGTTGTAATGTAGAGGAATCCTCCGAAGAATTCAACAGCGATGCTAGCGGAAAATCCTCCACGAATGATGTCGATACGAAGGCAACTGCACTGCGGGAACGGCGTGCATCTAAGAGGGGAGGATCCTCGTTGTTTGAgctggaggtagatgaaggaaacccaaagaaaagaaaaattgttaacTCGG ATTTTCCCAGTTTAGATTTCCATTCAGTTAAATTTAATGACTATTGTCCAAACAAAGATGAAGCATTTTTGACCTTTGTGAAAACATTCTTGGAAGAGAaggaaatggaaaaag ACAGATTGTTAAAACAGATTGCAGAAGAACAGAAAGCAAGAAATTGCATGGAGGAAAAGATGAAGGAGCTGGAAG TTGAATTGAAGAAGCAGCTTGACAAAGAAGAGGAAATGAGACGAACCAAAGATGACTCAATCAAAGCCTTACAAG ATGAATTGCAGATATCAAACAGCAAAAGAAAAGTTCTCGAAGATAAGTTAAAAG GTATCAAGCAGTTTCTTCAAGTGGATACAGATCAGGTCGATCAGAAAATCCCTGAAACCATACAAGTCGAAGTT TGA